A single region of the Marinobacter nanhaiticus D15-8W genome encodes:
- the ligD gene encoding non-homologous end-joining DNA ligase, translated as MPKWFDQLDKDAQEKLSKTKMPSEVNPMLATLTDNHFSDPDWLFERKLDGERCLAFHDGKTTHLYSRKPKSLDATYPELREALANHDTAFVVDGEIVAFDGDTSSFARLQKRMQIKDEDEARKSEVTVYYYIFDLLYFDGYDTSQLPLRQRKQLLKDALTFKEPLRYTEHRDKEGERYLEEACKKGWEGLIAKDANAAYRKGRSRKWLKFKCVNQQELVIVGYTDPEGQRTGFGALLLGFYDNDQLHFAGRVGTGFDEKELKSLHGKLTRLERKSAPVVDASKAKTKGVHWVRPELVAEIGFTEWTSDNRLRHPKYMGLRDDKSPKDVVKEEPGARS; from the coding sequence ATGCCCAAATGGTTCGACCAGCTCGATAAGGACGCTCAGGAGAAGCTGAGCAAGACGAAGATGCCATCGGAAGTGAATCCGATGCTCGCCACCCTCACCGACAACCATTTCTCCGACCCGGATTGGCTGTTCGAGCGCAAACTCGATGGCGAGCGTTGCCTGGCCTTCCACGATGGCAAAACCACACATCTCTACTCTCGCAAGCCCAAATCGCTCGATGCCACCTACCCTGAACTGCGGGAAGCCCTGGCCAACCACGACACCGCTTTTGTGGTCGATGGCGAGATCGTCGCCTTCGACGGTGATACCAGCAGCTTCGCCCGGCTGCAGAAGCGCATGCAGATCAAGGATGAGGACGAGGCGCGTAAGTCCGAGGTCACGGTCTACTACTACATCTTCGACCTGCTCTACTTCGATGGTTACGACACCAGCCAGCTGCCCCTGCGTCAACGCAAGCAATTACTAAAAGACGCGCTGACGTTCAAGGAACCGTTGCGTTACACGGAGCACCGCGACAAGGAAGGCGAGCGTTACCTCGAAGAGGCCTGCAAGAAAGGCTGGGAAGGGTTAATCGCAAAGGACGCCAACGCCGCCTACCGGAAAGGCCGCTCCAGGAAATGGCTCAAGTTCAAGTGCGTCAATCAGCAGGAACTGGTCATCGTGGGCTACACAGACCCGGAGGGCCAACGAACAGGGTTCGGCGCCCTGCTGCTCGGTTTCTACGATAATGACCAGCTGCACTTCGCTGGCAGGGTCGGTACCGGCTTCGACGAAAAGGAGTTGAAGTCGCTGCACGGCAAGCTGACACGGCTGGAACGCAAGTCGGCCCCGGTCGTTGACGCGTCGAAGGCCAAGACCAAGGGGGTCCACTGGGTTAGACCCGAACTGGTCGCGGAGATCGGCTTCACCGAATGGACGAGTGATAACCGCCTTAGACACCCCAAATACATGGGGCTTCGCGACGATAAATCACCGAAGGACGTCGTCAAGGAAGAACCGGGAGCACGCTCATGA
- a CDS encoding efflux transporter outer membrane subunit, which yields MSGRSLLAAAITVLLAGCATTPTESLPTEPPLPSTFADTASGMPPSEGWWTHFDDPRLNAVVGAAVSDNFSLVAARERLRQANAAARIAGADALPALDGSGDARVSREEGSNAESYSVGVVASYEVDLWGRIDATIESAELEAGATRADLQAAYISLTAETADTYYSLLLQRAIVDLLEQQRTTNQQVADLIRVRYRNGQAQLDEYLRQQRLTEASTADLLSARATLEEQRNQLAALLGRPAEALELPEGHEITQLPPIPAVGIPAEWLQRRPDLQAAWLRVRAADADTAAAIANQYPRLDLSASLETAATSPSNLFEDWVSSLATSLTVPLFRGGALRAEVERSQAARAVAFNEYAQNVVDAVAEVEIALSNARYDRNRLESLNRQLELAEAVVDRLRGRYLSGATEYLDVLSALTTLQDVQRQQLEARWALLLDRIALIRTIAGGWNTGESEASENS from the coding sequence ATGTCCGGTCGCAGCCTTTTGGCCGCTGCGATCACGGTTCTCCTGGCCGGCTGTGCTACGACGCCGACTGAGTCCCTTCCTACAGAGCCACCGCTGCCGTCGACCTTTGCTGATACGGCATCCGGCATGCCCCCGTCCGAGGGCTGGTGGACGCACTTCGACGACCCCCGTCTCAATGCCGTGGTGGGTGCTGCCGTGTCTGACAACTTCAGCCTGGTGGCGGCCCGCGAGCGTTTGCGCCAGGCCAACGCTGCGGCGCGTATCGCCGGAGCCGACGCCTTGCCTGCGCTTGATGGCAGCGGGGACGCCCGGGTCTCTCGCGAGGAGGGCAGTAATGCTGAGTCCTACAGTGTCGGCGTCGTTGCATCTTACGAAGTGGATCTCTGGGGTCGCATCGATGCCACCATCGAGTCCGCCGAGCTGGAAGCCGGCGCTACGCGTGCCGATCTCCAGGCTGCCTATATCAGCTTGACGGCGGAAACCGCCGATACCTACTACAGCCTGCTTCTGCAACGGGCCATCGTCGACCTGTTGGAGCAGCAGCGCACAACCAACCAACAGGTGGCTGACCTGATCCGTGTGCGCTATCGCAATGGTCAGGCCCAACTTGACGAATACCTGCGTCAGCAACGGCTGACCGAAGCCTCCACCGCCGACCTGCTATCTGCCCGGGCAACACTTGAGGAACAGCGCAACCAGTTGGCAGCGCTGCTGGGGCGGCCTGCCGAGGCCCTTGAGTTGCCTGAGGGGCATGAGATTACCCAACTCCCGCCGATTCCCGCCGTCGGTATCCCCGCCGAGTGGCTGCAGCGGCGCCCGGACCTGCAGGCAGCCTGGCTGCGCGTGCGCGCCGCAGACGCAGATACCGCAGCAGCCATCGCCAACCAGTATCCGCGGCTGGACCTGTCCGCCTCCCTGGAAACAGCGGCCACTTCGCCCTCGAATCTGTTCGAGGACTGGGTGAGCTCGCTGGCGACGAGCCTCACTGTGCCGCTCTTCCGAGGTGGCGCATTGAGGGCCGAGGTGGAGCGTAGCCAGGCGGCGCGTGCCGTAGCCTTCAACGAATACGCCCAGAACGTGGTGGACGCGGTGGCCGAAGTAGAGATTGCCCTTTCTAACGCCCGCTACGACCGCAACCGTCTGGAAAGCCTGAATCGGCAACTGGAATTGGCGGAGGCGGTGGTGGACCGGCTTCGCGGACGTTACCTCAGCGGCGCGACGGAGTACCTGGATGTGCTGTCCGCACTGACAACCCTGCAGGACGTCCAGCGCCAGCAGTTGGAAGCCCGCTGGGCCCTGCTGCTGGATCGGATTGCGTTGATAAGAACTATCGCCGGTGGTTGGAACACCGGTGAATCCGAGGCTAGTGAGAACAGCTAA
- a CDS encoding ATPase domain-containing protein, protein MVERISTGIAGLDEITDGGLLSQRTYMVSGGPGSGKTTLCLHFLTQNPDEDTLYVTFDKNGQTIRWLSESLGLTSPRLHFEDMSPGDLSEEIRSAFDVVPSSELGLSPILESICDAVERHRPTRIVIEPLSTLLYLAPDSYQFRRQCQSLLNFLTDTGATVLFTSESGSATFSENAGGDLQFICDGIVELKNMREGRSIHMTKFRGSGYSDGAHFMRLTSRGMEVFPRLIPEDHSREFHRETVSSEIKEVDDLLGGGIERGTVTIVAGPTGVGKTTLGMQFLRSAARRGERSVVYTFEEHSQTMLSRCRQINMPVDEMIESGALQITSIEPMRYSPDELALSVRHEVEQRGVKTVMLDSSSGYQISVSKLSVAGEEIIERLHALCRYLVGMGVTVIIVNETPMIATDNVQPTDPSISYLGDTLILLRYLEVRGEVRKTIGVLKKRTGDYEKSLRELEITGEGIRVGKPLRHLRGILRGLPWYPFEHQDDVAGT, encoded by the coding sequence GTGGTCGAACGTATCTCTACCGGCATCGCCGGCCTGGACGAAATTACCGATGGTGGGCTTCTCAGCCAACGAACCTATATGGTCAGCGGCGGACCTGGCAGCGGCAAGACAACCCTCTGCCTGCATTTCCTCACCCAGAACCCCGACGAAGACACACTCTACGTCACTTTCGACAAGAACGGGCAGACCATACGCTGGCTCTCCGAAAGCCTTGGGCTGACCTCCCCGCGCCTGCATTTCGAGGACATGTCACCGGGAGATCTCAGCGAAGAAATCCGTTCGGCGTTCGACGTGGTGCCAAGCTCGGAGCTGGGGCTAAGCCCTATCCTGGAGTCGATCTGCGACGCGGTCGAGCGCCATCGTCCCACCAGAATCGTCATCGAGCCGCTGTCCACCCTGCTCTACCTGGCACCCGACAGCTACCAGTTTCGCCGCCAGTGCCAGTCGCTGCTGAATTTCCTGACCGACACCGGCGCAACGGTCCTCTTCACCTCCGAGTCCGGTTCAGCGACGTTCAGCGAGAACGCGGGCGGCGACCTTCAGTTTATTTGTGACGGCATCGTCGAATTGAAGAACATGCGCGAGGGTCGCAGCATCCATATGACCAAGTTCCGCGGTTCCGGGTATTCCGACGGGGCTCACTTCATGCGGCTCACCTCCCGTGGAATGGAGGTGTTCCCTCGCCTGATCCCAGAGGACCATTCCCGCGAGTTTCACCGCGAGACGGTTTCCAGCGAGATCAAGGAAGTCGACGATCTGCTTGGCGGCGGTATCGAACGGGGCACCGTTACGATCGTGGCTGGCCCTACAGGCGTCGGCAAAACCACGCTTGGCATGCAGTTCCTGAGATCAGCTGCACGCCGCGGGGAACGCAGCGTGGTCTATACCTTTGAAGAACACAGCCAGACCATGCTCTCGCGCTGCCGGCAGATTAATATGCCCGTGGATGAAATGATCGAGAGTGGCGCCTTGCAGATCACCTCCATCGAGCCCATGCGTTACTCACCCGACGAACTTGCATTGTCGGTGCGTCATGAAGTTGAACAGAGAGGTGTCAAGACGGTCATGCTGGACAGCTCCTCCGGTTACCAGATTTCCGTATCCAAACTTTCCGTGGCGGGCGAGGAAATCATCGAGCGCCTGCACGCACTGTGTCGTTACCTCGTTGGCATGGGCGTCACGGTCATTATCGTCAACGAAACGCCCATGATTGCCACCGACAACGTTCAGCCTACGGATCCGAGTATCAGCTACCTGGGAGATACGCTGATCCTGTTGCGTTACCTGGAGGTCCGCGGTGAAGTCCGCAAGACCATCGGCGTGCTGAAGAAACGCACCGGGGACTACGAAAAAAGCTTGCGGGAACTGGAAATTACCGGCGAGGGTATTCGCGTAGGAAAGCCTTTGCGCCACCTGCGTGGTATCCTGCGCGGCCTACCCTGGTACCCTTTCGAGCATCAGGATGACGTTGCCGGAACCTGA
- a CDS encoding HlyD family secretion protein, producing the protein MTHPTRTRSLVGALVVIVLIIGVIVAYRYRPGADQLPPFVASGNGRIEATEVDIATRLPGRLESVMIREGDMVEADQPVARMDTDELEANLSAAQANLRQAIEAKRHAEAVVTQRIAELRLADAELRRMASLVEKGHVSREQVDQSQTSAETAKAALRAAQVQVESAQAGIEAAEASIQQVQTSLDDSLLTTPVGGRVLYKLAEPGEILASGGKIATVLDVTDVYMTIFLPTGQAGKVRVGSDARIILDAIPDYVIPASVSFVAAEAQFTPKAVETRAERDKLMFRVRIRIDPELLNAYRDRVKTGVPGEAYIKIDDQQPWPDTLEVNLPNA; encoded by the coding sequence ATGACCCACCCAACCCGGACACGCTCCCTGGTGGGGGCATTGGTCGTTATCGTTCTGATCATTGGTGTGATCGTCGCCTACCGGTATCGTCCCGGTGCCGATCAGTTACCGCCGTTCGTAGCCTCCGGCAATGGCCGCATCGAGGCCACCGAAGTGGATATCGCCACCCGCCTGCCAGGGCGCCTGGAATCGGTCATGATCCGGGAGGGCGACATGGTGGAAGCAGACCAGCCCGTTGCCCGCATGGATACTGACGAGCTAGAAGCCAATCTCAGTGCCGCCCAGGCCAACCTGCGCCAGGCCATCGAAGCCAAGCGGCATGCCGAAGCCGTGGTCACCCAGCGCATAGCGGAACTGCGTCTGGCCGACGCCGAGTTACGTCGCATGGCCTCGCTGGTGGAGAAAGGCCATGTGTCACGGGAACAGGTCGACCAGTCACAGACGTCCGCCGAGACGGCTAAAGCAGCGCTACGCGCAGCGCAGGTCCAGGTGGAATCCGCCCAGGCCGGTATCGAGGCCGCGGAGGCAAGCATCCAGCAGGTCCAGACCAGCCTGGACGACAGTCTCCTGACCACGCCTGTTGGCGGCCGCGTGCTGTACAAGCTTGCCGAACCCGGCGAAATCCTGGCTTCAGGCGGCAAGATCGCAACCGTGCTGGACGTGACTGACGTCTACATGACCATCTTCTTGCCTACGGGCCAGGCTGGTAAGGTCCGGGTGGGCTCTGACGCCCGTATTATTCTCGATGCCATCCCCGACTACGTGATCCCCGCCAGCGTCAGCTTCGTAGCCGCAGAGGCGCAGTTCACCCCCAAGGCAGTCGAAACGCGCGCCGAGCGCGACAAGCTTATGTTCCGCGTGCGTATCCGGATCGATCCCGAACTGCTCAACGCCTATCGCGATCGCGTCAAGACCGGCGTGCCCGGCGAAGCCTACATCAAGATCGACGACCAGCAGCCCTGGCCAGACACGCTCGAGGTCAACCTGCCCAATGCGTGA
- a CDS encoding low molecular weight protein tyrosine phosphatase family protein: MKLLFVCSENRLRSPTAEAVFSSYPDIQALSAGISPEANRSVSTDLIEWADVILVMDAFQREWLMNGFALQLENKEVVSLDIPDRFPFMDQELVTLLEERVGKAVKL, encoded by the coding sequence ATGAAACTCCTCTTCGTCTGTAGCGAGAACCGACTCCGCAGCCCCACGGCTGAAGCGGTCTTTTCGAGCTATCCCGATATTCAGGCGCTCAGTGCCGGCATCAGCCCCGAGGCCAACCGCTCCGTGTCGACGGATCTGATCGAGTGGGCGGATGTGATCCTCGTGATGGACGCATTCCAGCGGGAATGGCTAATGAATGGCTTTGCGCTGCAACTGGAAAACAAAGAGGTGGTCAGCCTGGATATACCGGATCGCTTTCCGTTCATGGACCAGGAATTGGTGACTTTACTGGAAGAGCGCGTCGGAAAGGCGGTGAAGCTTTAG
- a CDS encoding multidrug effflux MFS transporter: MPSTESNVRMPLVIALATTMMLGPFSLDTYLPAFPSIADSLGVGEQTVAFSVSVYIFALAFGQLIGGAFSDRFGRKPLLLSGLGIFCVASLVLAQTSDITVFLWARVVQALGAGWALVSVPALVRDRVSGQEAAKLFSLMGLIMVIAPGIAPSIGSLLLKVGPWNIIFVFLALYSVAVVPLLLTAVFRNAPDTSIHPGAAVSLVKRYVAVLKTREALPFIAWQAGSFSVMMVFITHASFIYQTHFEQSEDAFALMFGANIVAMFFLNLANRFLLSRISSLRVLQIATALQAVGVLLLTIGAVMDWSVYAFLAAMMLAISVVGAITPNIQACFMEYFPTSGGTAAALLGASQFGIAGTLSAASALLPHTLLAVVLAMAVCSSVAFVFMLNSLRKPA, encoded by the coding sequence ATGCCATCTACCGAATCGAACGTTCGGATGCCCCTTGTTATTGCCCTAGCCACCACCATGATGCTTGGGCCGTTCTCCCTCGATACATACCTGCCGGCGTTTCCATCCATTGCCGACAGCCTTGGGGTGGGCGAGCAGACGGTGGCATTCAGCGTATCGGTCTATATTTTCGCCCTGGCATTCGGGCAGCTCATCGGTGGTGCCTTTTCGGACCGCTTCGGCCGCAAGCCCTTGCTGCTGTCGGGTCTGGGCATTTTCTGTGTGGCCAGCCTGGTCCTGGCGCAGACGAGTGATATCACCGTTTTCCTGTGGGCGCGGGTGGTACAGGCTCTGGGTGCAGGTTGGGCGCTGGTTTCGGTGCCGGCGCTGGTGCGCGACCGGGTCAGCGGTCAGGAGGCCGCCAAGCTGTTCTCGCTGATGGGGCTGATCATGGTCATCGCGCCCGGTATTGCGCCGAGCATCGGCAGCCTGTTGCTAAAGGTCGGGCCCTGGAACATTATTTTCGTTTTCCTGGCGCTTTACTCCGTGGCCGTGGTTCCCCTGCTGCTCACGGCAGTCTTCCGGAACGCGCCGGACACCTCGATCCATCCCGGCGCCGCGGTCAGTCTGGTGAAACGCTACGTGGCTGTGCTCAAGACCCGGGAGGCCCTTCCCTTTATCGCCTGGCAGGCGGGCTCCTTCTCGGTGATGATGGTGTTCATTACCCATGCTTCGTTTATCTACCAGACCCACTTCGAGCAGTCCGAGGACGCCTTTGCGTTAATGTTCGGCGCCAATATCGTCGCCATGTTCTTCCTCAACCTGGCCAACCGGTTCCTGCTGTCGCGCATCAGTTCGCTACGGGTCCTGCAGATCGCCACGGCACTTCAGGCGGTGGGCGTTTTACTGCTGACCATCGGCGCGGTTATGGATTGGTCGGTCTACGCCTTCCTGGCGGCCATGATGCTGGCTATTAGCGTGGTCGGTGCGATCACACCGAACATCCAGGCCTGCTTCATGGAGTACTTCCCCACCAGCGGGGGCACGGCGGCGGCTTTGTTGGGGGCTTCCCAGTTCGGGATCGCCGGTACGCTCAGTGCCGCTTCTGCGCTGTTGCCGCACACGCTGCTGGCAGTGGTGCTGGCCATGGCGGTCTGCTCCTCGGTGGCCTTCGTATTCATGCTTAACTCCCTCCGCAAGCCCGCGTGA
- a CDS encoding putative bifunctional diguanylate cyclase/phosphodiesterase, whose amino-acid sequence MARLFVSLGHTGNERIFRDVLPDHDLEFSRSGRLPEEPFDVAVLDLTTFTRLRRDLRALRRLNAPAVLPVLLILQQSQMGQVRELLGNEINEVLLKPVSSAELAARVDNLIRLRSLSLQQQSELDTAQKDRTRTNRAYKVLAACNETVLRGDTECQLISAVLEKLIELSDYNLVWMGIAREDDDHSVDVLAHAGELEPYMKHLVVRWKKNDDFSKGPAGRAINEQRPIVCQNVATDPEFAPWREAALAHGIASTLALPLEIDDGEKGLLAIYSAHTNAFTADEIMLLERLAANLAFGVSALRLRTNLQEQRTLAWNRAYRDSLTHLPNRQWVMEELNKLDAELSRHKRYAAVLFVDLDGFKRINDSLGHEVGDRLLYQVAGRLRNIAREEDFVARLGGDEFLILMRFDATDEAIAASLTPRNAVAEAAARLAQRLVEGLQQSFVDGEMEHHLGTSIGISLYPDDTDQASSLVNCADIAMYEAKSAGGGDFRFYYNDLSVKQREKLVLKNDLHRAVHDGAFSAHFQPIVDIETGQVEYVEALMRLNRQDGTVVSPVEFLQTLEETGLISRTGQMLLEQAGHTLAQCREVEPNLRLALNLSVNQLWQADLVEQLEQMLTKYNLPAAALMLEVTEGSMISDVRKVETFLERLHAQGFEIAIDDFGTGYSSLSRLRALPVSKLKLDKSFLTHVPEQHENLEMVKAVLQMSRSLNLVMVAEGVETEEQLEILRQLKCPLGQGYLFARPMPSNELLAYLLAKKNRPELAGGSGADLS is encoded by the coding sequence TTGGCACGCCTATTCGTATCATTAGGACATACCGGTAACGAACGCATCTTCAGGGATGTCTTGCCCGACCATGACCTTGAGTTTTCACGCTCGGGGCGCTTGCCGGAAGAACCTTTTGACGTCGCCGTACTGGACCTGACCACCTTCACCCGATTGCGTCGGGACCTGCGTGCCTTGAGGCGGCTGAATGCACCGGCAGTGCTCCCGGTACTGTTAATCCTGCAGCAGAGTCAGATGGGCCAAGTACGTGAGCTGCTGGGTAACGAAATCAACGAAGTCCTGCTCAAGCCGGTCAGCAGCGCTGAATTGGCGGCCCGGGTGGACAACCTGATACGCCTGCGCAGCCTCTCGCTCCAGCAACAGTCGGAATTGGACACCGCCCAGAAAGACCGGACGCGAACAAACCGGGCCTATAAAGTGTTGGCGGCCTGCAACGAGACCGTATTGCGCGGCGACACGGAGTGTCAGCTCATCAGTGCCGTGCTCGAGAAATTGATTGAGCTCAGCGATTACAACCTGGTATGGATGGGTATCGCCAGGGAGGACGACGATCATAGCGTGGACGTCCTGGCACATGCGGGTGAGCTCGAACCGTACATGAAGCACCTGGTCGTCCGGTGGAAGAAAAACGACGACTTCAGCAAGGGACCGGCAGGGCGGGCTATCAACGAGCAGCGTCCAATCGTGTGCCAGAATGTGGCTACGGATCCCGAGTTCGCGCCCTGGCGGGAGGCTGCCCTTGCGCACGGTATCGCTTCCACGCTCGCATTGCCGTTGGAAATCGACGACGGCGAGAAGGGCCTGCTCGCCATCTATAGCGCCCATACCAATGCGTTTACCGCCGACGAAATCATGCTGCTGGAGCGACTTGCAGCCAACCTGGCCTTCGGCGTCAGCGCCCTGCGCCTGCGGACCAACCTGCAGGAGCAACGCACGCTGGCCTGGAACCGGGCGTATCGGGATTCGCTCACCCACCTGCCCAATCGTCAGTGGGTGATGGAAGAACTGAACAAACTCGATGCCGAGTTATCCCGCCATAAGCGCTATGCGGCGGTGCTATTTGTCGACCTTGACGGCTTCAAGCGCATCAACGACAGCCTGGGTCATGAAGTCGGCGATCGACTGCTGTATCAGGTGGCTGGCCGTCTGCGAAACATAGCCCGGGAAGAAGATTTCGTCGCGCGTCTCGGCGGCGACGAGTTCCTGATCCTGATGCGGTTCGACGCGACCGATGAAGCCATAGCAGCATCACTGACGCCTCGGAACGCTGTCGCTGAAGCTGCCGCACGGCTCGCCCAACGGCTGGTGGAAGGCCTGCAGCAGTCGTTCGTGGATGGCGAGATGGAGCATCACCTGGGAACCAGTATCGGCATAAGCCTTTACCCCGACGACACCGACCAGGCCAGTAGCCTGGTCAATTGCGCCGATATTGCCATGTACGAGGCCAAATCAGCCGGCGGCGGCGATTTTCGCTTCTACTACAACGACCTCTCCGTAAAGCAGCGAGAAAAGCTGGTCCTGAAGAATGACCTCCATCGGGCAGTGCATGACGGCGCCTTCAGCGCCCACTTCCAGCCCATCGTCGATATCGAGACCGGCCAGGTGGAATATGTCGAAGCCCTCATGCGCCTGAACCGTCAGGACGGCACGGTGGTATCTCCGGTGGAATTCCTGCAAACCCTTGAAGAAACCGGCCTGATCTCACGTACCGGCCAGATGCTGTTGGAGCAGGCAGGCCATACCCTTGCCCAATGCCGGGAAGTAGAACCGAACCTGCGTTTGGCGCTGAACCTCTCGGTCAACCAACTCTGGCAGGCTGACCTGGTCGAGCAGCTTGAACAGATGCTGACCAAATACAACCTGCCCGCAGCGGCGCTGATGCTCGAAGTGACTGAAGGCTCGATGATTTCGGATGTCCGCAAGGTGGAGACCTTCCTGGAACGGCTTCACGCGCAAGGCTTCGAGATTGCTATCGACGATTTCGGTACGGGCTATTCCTCCCTGAGCCGTCTGAGGGCGCTACCGGTCAGCAAACTGAAGCTGGATAAATCGTTCCTTACCCATGTGCCCGAGCAACACGAAAACCTGGAGATGGTAAAGGCGGTCCTGCAGATGAGCCGGAGCCTCAACCTCGTGATGGTCGCCGAGGGTGTCGAGACTGAAGAGCAGCTCGAGATCCTGCGTCAGCTGAAATGCCCGTTGGGCCAGGGCTACCTGTTCGCCCGCCCGATGCCCTCAAATGAGTTGCTAGCCTATTTGCTCGCCAAGAAAAATCGCCCTGAACTCGCCGGCGGATCCGGCGCCGACTTGTCCTGA
- the ligD gene encoding non-homologous end-joining DNA ligase, whose product MTERKIGRYTIDLSNADKVYFPDAKFTKGDLVDYYEQIADTMLPHIKGRPLTLHRFPDGIGKSGFFQQNRSDHYPDWLDELAVDHGGNTGEVRHVLANHKAALVYLADQGVITLHRWLSEQANIEKPDTLIFDLDPPGEDFGPVREAARWVAEAMRELGMTPYVMTTGSKGVHVVAPLRPEAGFDSVRDMAQELARWLADQHPDELTTEQRKNKRKGRIYLDVMRNAFGQTAVAPYAVRAKPGAPIATPLEWEELDDKAVKPQTFDLENIMKRVEDRGDPWSGMQRHAVKPGNVAEALKKLSTNG is encoded by the coding sequence ATGACTGAACGCAAGATTGGCCGTTACACCATCGATCTATCAAATGCCGACAAGGTCTATTTCCCCGACGCAAAATTCACCAAAGGCGACCTGGTGGACTATTACGAGCAGATCGCCGACACCATGCTGCCCCATATCAAGGGCCGTCCACTTACCCTGCACCGGTTCCCTGACGGCATCGGCAAGAGCGGTTTTTTCCAGCAGAACAGATCCGACCACTACCCGGACTGGCTGGACGAACTCGCGGTGGACCACGGCGGCAATACCGGCGAGGTGCGGCATGTCCTGGCCAACCACAAGGCTGCATTGGTCTACCTGGCGGATCAGGGCGTGATCACGCTCCACCGCTGGCTAAGCGAGCAGGCCAACATCGAAAAGCCGGACACCCTGATCTTCGACCTGGACCCGCCCGGCGAGGATTTCGGCCCGGTGCGTGAGGCGGCGCGCTGGGTGGCTGAAGCCATGCGCGAATTGGGAATGACACCCTATGTCATGACCACCGGCTCCAAGGGCGTTCATGTGGTCGCGCCCCTACGACCGGAAGCAGGCTTCGACAGCGTGCGCGATATGGCACAGGAGCTTGCCCGTTGGCTGGCCGACCAGCACCCGGACGAGCTCACCACCGAGCAGCGCAAGAACAAACGCAAGGGTCGCATTTACCTGGATGTCATGCGCAACGCCTTTGGCCAGACCGCCGTGGCACCTTACGCCGTGCGTGCCAAGCCCGGCGCACCGATAGCGACGCCATTGGAATGGGAGGAGCTTGACGACAAAGCGGTCAAACCCCAAACATTCGATCTGGAAAACATCATGAAACGCGTAGAGGACCGAGGCGACCCCTGGAGCGGCATGCAGCGTCATGCCGTTAAGCCAGGAAATGTAGCGGAGGCCCTCAAAAAGCTGAGCACAAACGGTTAA